The Lycium barbarum isolate Lr01 chromosome 10, ASM1917538v2, whole genome shotgun sequence genome includes a region encoding these proteins:
- the LOC132616000 gene encoding L-ascorbate oxidase homolog, with protein sequence MNNRSRCMLAILLAITCNVFVNGEDPYLFHEWKVTYGTVSPLGVPQKVILINGQFPGPRINGTSNNNVVVNVFNQLDEPLLFTWSGIQQRKNSWQEGTLGTNCPIPPGSNFTYRFQVKDQIGSYYYYPTTSLHRAAGGYGGISVLSRALIPVPFDTPEADHMVLVGDWYTKSHTELKSLLDSGRALGRPQGVIINGKSGKGDGKDEPMFTMTPGKTYRFRFCNVGMKDSINVRIQGHTLKLVEIEGSHTVQNVYESLDVHLGQCFSVLVTADQEPKDYFLVASTRFTKEPHVATATLRYANGKGPASPELPKAPEGWAWSLNQFRSFRWNLTASAARPNPQGSYHYGQINITRTIKLVTSAGKVDGKLRYAVNGVSHVDPTTPIKLAEYYKVADKVFKYDLIKDEYEPSTGKEGQDKITLAPNVVNATYRNFVEIIFENPGKSVQSWHLAGHSFFAVAIEPGKWTPEKRRNYNLLDAVSRNTIQIYPKSWAAVMTTLDNAGLWNLRSNALERSYLGHQLYFSVLSPNYSLKDEYNMPDNDLMCGIIKDMPKPTPYKAN encoded by the exons atgaataacagGTCGAGGTGCATGCTAGCAATTTTGCTAGCAATTACCTGCAACGTCTTCGTGAATGGAGAGGATCCTTATCTGTTTCACGAGTGGAAAGTCACTTATGGCACCGTTTCTCCTCTTGGCGTGCCCCAAAAAGTCATTTTAATCAATGGCCAATTCCCCGGACCTAGAATTAATGGCACATCCAACAACAACGTTGTTGTCAATGTGTTCAACCAATTGGACGAGCCACTCCTTTTCACATGGAGCGGCATCCAACAAAGGAAGAACTCGTGGCAAGAAGGAACCCTTGGTACCAATTGCCCGATCCCTCCAGGTAGCAATTTCACCTATCGTTTCCAGGTCAAGGATCAAATCGGTAGCTACTACTACTACCCCACCACTAGCTTGCACCGCGCTGCTGGTGGTTACGGTGGCATTAGTGTCCTGAGCCGTGCGTTGATCCCTGTCCCATTTGACACCCCTGAGGCTGATCACATGGTCCTTGTCGGCGATTGGTACACCAAGAGCCACACTGAATTGAAAAGCTTGTTGGATAGCGGACGCGCTCTAGGAAGGCCACAAGGTGTGATTATCAATGGTAAAAGTGGAAAAGGCGATGGTAAGGATGAGCCAATGTTCACTATGACCCCTGGAAAGACCTACAGGTTCAGGTTTTGCAACGTCGGAATGAAGGATTCCATCAATGTTAGGATCCAAGGCCACACTTTGAAGCTCGTCGAGATTGAGGGTTCTCACACCGTGCAAAATGTGTACGAATCCCTAGACGTGCATTTGGGACAGTGCTTCTCTGTCTTGGTCACTGCTGATCAGGAGCCCAAGGACTATTTCCTTGTGGCTTCCACGAGGTTCACTAAGGAACCACATGTTGCCACTGCCACTCTCCGTTATGCCAATGGAAAAGGCCCCGCCTCACCCGAGTTGCCTAAGGCACCTGAAGGGTGGGCATGGTCCCTTAACCAGTTCCGTTCGTTCCGTTGGAATCTAACAGCAAGTGCAGCTAGACCTAACCCTCAGGGATCTTACCACTATGGACAAATCAACATCACCCGAACCATCAAGCTAGTCACTTCAGCTGGCAAAGTTGACGGTAAGCTCCGTTACGCCGTTAACGGTGTCTCCCACGTGGACCCCACAACTCCAATTAAGTTGGCTGAGTACTATAAAGTTGCGGACAAGGTGTTCAAGTATGACTTGATCAAGGATGAATATGAACCCAGTACTGGGAAAGAAGGACAAGACAAAATCACTCTTGCACCTAATGTGGTCAATGCCACTTACCGCAACTTTGTGGAGATCATCTTTGAGAACCCTGGAAAGAGTGTTCAATCTTGGCATTTGGCTGGACACTCCTTCTTTGCTGTTGC GATTGAACCAGGGAAGTGGACACCAGAAAAGAGGAGGAACTACAACTTGCTTGATGCAGTGAGCAGGAACACAATCCAAATTTACCCAAAATCATGGGCAGCCGTAATGACTACACTTGACAATGCTGGATTATGGAATTTGAGGTCTAATGCATTGGAGAGAAGTTATTTGGGACACCAATTATATTTCAGTGTCCTTTCTCCAAATTACTCACTTAAAGATGAGTACAACATGCCTGATAATGACCTTATGTGTGGTATCATCAAGGATATGCCTAAACCTACTCCATACAAAGCTAATTAA